gcaattttcattttttgggaTTGTTGACTAAACTAACATCTGTTTAGGTTTAGTGCTGTCTTTAATTTTCTGTCTTTGAGAAGTAATCTGAGACTTCCTTATGATtataaaaaatagtaataaaataaataaaagtttacTTGAACTTGTTCTGACAGGCAGCATGGATGTAAGTACCTCATCAAATTGTCAGACCCCTAAACCGGTAAGAAAAACACTATTCATCATTTTACCTTCTAAATATGAATGCCTGAATCTTTGCTTATGTCAATGGGCCTTGTTGCAACTGCAAGTTGGTGTCCTCTATCCTGTCCACCCTCTCTCTGCCCCGTATCTCCCTCCTGGCTCCTGATCCTCATCTCTCCccatcctccccctctcctcctccctctcagcATTCTGATGCTCTGTGTGGCAGCTACCCGTCTGGTTGCGCCCCACAGGCTAACAGCCTTTGGCCCTGCCAGCAGTCTGGAGCTGGGTACCCTGCATGGCCAGGGCAGCCCACCCAGCCTGCACCATGCTGGTCCGGACAGCCAAACACACCCTGCTGGCCTGGAACACAACCAGCGCAGATGTCATTTCCAGACACGGCTCAAGCCATGTCAGGAGTCCCTGCTCCAACCCCAACTATGGTCCCAGCTCTAGCTCCAGCTCCAGTCCCAGCTGTGGCTCCAGCTGCAGGGCAAAGCTACCAGCCTTGCTGGCCAGGCCCCCAGTGCCAGCCTTCCCAGCCTCCCCAGCCACCAGCTCCAGTTCAAGCTCAAGTCCCTGTTCAAGTCCCCACTCTAACTCCTGCCCAAGTCCCAGCACCTGGTCCTCTTCCTGCTCATAGCATGCATCCAAATGTACCAGGTTGGCACCCTGGTTGGTCTTACAACCCTGGACAGTCAGGATGGCCTGGACAGCATCCTTCTATCATGCCTCCACACTGGCCTCCACCCACATCTGGACCACTAGTGAGTAAAACACAAGGAATCTGGACTTCTTTGCTAATATACAGGagttaaaactatttaaatatatGAGAGGACATTTTATTTGCTGCATCTATATATGGATGAATGTGTGGAGGGTGgccttaaaggttgaatatgtagaatatttattaaaagctttttttttttaaaaataatacagccacggggcgttttgaggggtacagaatgaaagtattgcttttccataaaaaaaatatttagtctgagttaatatttttaaaattttttgacgggttcgacaatgacgttctgacacgttctgtgtacattgtaccagccaattaacggccggaattgcgggttgccagggttgtctgttgttccggtgcagctactgtaggctggcactgggtgaaatggagttgtaaacaaacacggccgtgttggactcactaaaaccagcgttttttgctctcaagtacaacttttcatcacaaaacttcgaaggtaagacagaatatctgttagtcgctgtaaataagtggttgtttacctttgtatgctgctggttcactgagtttttagcgcaataatagtggtactgttgaactcgccagggtcttagctttcatatgagatgctatttgtttgtgtaccatgaagtatcaaaacggtagcaatggaaatgtggagagtgggttgactttctgacgctattcggattttgatatttgatcattaacctcttaacgcacgctgttccgttcacgggacgggacggatgttaggaggtagccacacggtcttctgaatgttttaaacaccaacccttaaacatatatactcatgccgtacattgttggaaagcttagattgttctgattcattcaagaccactcacgacttatatggttgctcacagccgtaatagtattaccgattagctcggctagccactcagctaagtgagaaaagctataatgcctacataccttcaaagtcttccctttatccacaacgatcatcttatgactcaggactttctgtacagctcgccaagtatccattcttgtgaaatatgaaatccgttttcctaaaaccggaatattttcctcaatatgtccatgtatttagtccaacacataatgtaataacacaaataacaaaccatatacggtccgtttacgtcatttcctgacctgcgcgtccatctcagactacacgtgactagatgtttacgaccgtgagcctcttctgcttctgacgacaccacacacaagccaatcggtgtttaggattaggcagtacatgcagagacattgctgctactcccactggcgttacaatgtaatgtacctcggtggtttcaagcaaagtccttctaaggctctgtttcaagtcagttacagcgagggtatgttcgcttcctgttttcaaaataaaagcactaacAAGAAGCCAAGATGGCGCTCTAATCACCCGCGTTTGGACGAGCTCCGCAAACCtaactgatttttaaaagtgtaaagTGCGAACAGACGAACTACCTTAATTGATAACGACTGTATCTTCACCCGGATACTTCTGGAGAATGTCGAAATCCAAAACGAAAACttctgagaaaagaaaaagtgatgcTTTGAAGATGCTAGCGAGCACTGCTAACTGTGCTAGCAAGCCTGCTACGCCCACGCCTCCCGCTCCTGACGGGCTAACTGGAGCCAAGAATGCACTCATTGACACCATGCATGACTACTTCGATGCGAACAACGACCAAGTACAGGTATCACTCATGGAAGAAGAGTTTCCACCTCTACCCATTACACCGTCGAAGCCTCCTGCAGTTAAACAGAGAAGAGTTGAAGACACGGAGACGGCTGCCATCCTGTCCCAGTTCTCCTCTCTCTCGCAACTGATAAACAACAGAGCGGACGCCCTGGAAAAGATGGTTAGTGGCAACTCAAGAGTGATTACAGAGGTAAAAGAAGCGGTCAAAGAAAACGCTACACAGATTACAGGTCTCCAGGAGGCTTTTGAGTTTATCTCTGCTGACATTAAGACCGTGAAGCACAGAGTTGATCGCGTCGAGTCAAAGATTAAAGAACACGAAGCAAGCCATGACACACGAGAGAAGCGCTTAGCTCATCTGGAGAGCTATTCCCGCCGCTGGAACCTGAAAC
This genomic interval from Scomber japonicus isolate fScoJap1 chromosome 17, fScoJap1.pri, whole genome shotgun sequence contains the following:
- the LOC128377167 gene encoding galectin-3, coding for MDVSTSSNCQTPKPHSDALCGSYPSGCAPQANSLWPCQQSGAGYPAWPGQPTQPAPCWSGQPNTPCWPGTQPAQMSFPDTAQAMSGVPAPTPTMVPALAPAPVPAVAPAAGQSYQPCWPGPQCQPSQPPQPPAPVQAQVPVQVPTLTPAQVPAPGPLPAHSMHPNVPGWHPGWSYNPGQSGWPGQHPSIMPPHWPPPTSGPLSVPYNLNLARGVYDKMMMTILGHVKPDAKMFTVNFLRGNDIAFHINPRFSEGGKQALVRNHKLGERWGAEERDIKGPFPFALGSPFEMKILCTQEAFRVAVNNIQLFEFRHRIRELNQIDRINILHDVVLTYVNVETLP